One window from the genome of Choloepus didactylus isolate mChoDid1 chromosome 2, mChoDid1.pri, whole genome shotgun sequence encodes:
- the MED8 gene encoding mediator of RNA polymerase II transcription subunit 8 isoform X2, with protein MQREEKQLEASLDALLSQAADLKNSLGSFIYKLENEYDRLTWPSVLDSFALLSGQLNTLNKVLKHEKTPLFRNQVIIPLVLSPDRDEDLMRQTEGRVPVFSHEVVPDHLRTKPDPEVEEQEKQLTTDAARIGADAAQKQIQSLNKMCSNLLEKISKEERESESGGLRQNKQTFNPADTNALVAAVAFGKGLSNWRPSGSSGPGQSGQPGAGTILAGASGLQPVQMAGTSSQQQPMLSGVQMAQASQPGKMPSGIKTNIKSASMHPYQRNWQPFYLLEAHYRTFLPRFHPGHPSKLQMVRLLGWDNLSTCSSGDAWACSTVYPLKSQFTSYLGHSHSVLHPLPYPVHMKEDVKGPEDGGFIRKCLY; from the exons ATGCAG AGGGAGGAGAAACAGCTTGAGGCATCATTAGATGCACTGCTGAGTCAAGCAGCTGATCTGAAGAACTCACTGGGGAGTTTCATTTATAAGTTGGAGAACGAGTATGACCGGCTCACCTG GCCTTCTGTCCTGGACAGCTTTGCCTTGCTCTCTGGACAGTTGAACACTCTGAACAAGGTCTTGAAGCATGAGAAGACACCGCTGTTCCGTAACCAGGTCATCATCCCTCTGGTGTTGTCCCCAGACCGAGATGAAGATCTTATG CGGCAGACTGAAGGACGAGTACCTGTTTTCAGCCATGAGGTGGTCCCTGACCATCTGAGAACCAAACCTGACCCTGAGGTTGAAGAGCAGGAGAAGCAGCTGACAACAGATGCTGCCCGCATTGGTGCTGATGCAGCTCAG AAGCAGATCCAGAGCTTGAACAAAATGTGCTCAAACCTTCTGGAGAAAATCAGCAAAGAGGAGCGAGAATCAGAGAGTGGAG GTCTCCGGCAGAACAAGCAGACCTTTAACCCTGCAGACACCAATGCCTTGGTGGCAGCTGTTGCCTTTGGGAAGGGGCTATCCAATTGGAGACCTTCAGGCAGCAGTGGTCCTGGACAGTCTGGGCAGCCAGGAGCTGGGACAATCCTTGCAGGAGCCTCAGGGTTACAGCCGGTACAGATGGCAGGAACTTCAAGCCAGCAGCAGCCAATGCTCAGTGGGGTACAAATGGCCCAAGCAAGTCAACCAG GGAAAATGCCAAGTGGAATAAAAACCAACATCAAGTCAGCTTCAATGCATCCCTACCAGCG AAACTGGCAGCCTTTTTATCTTTTAGAGGCTCACTACAGGACCTTTCTGCCCAGGTTCCATCCTGGCCATCCCTCCAAGCTGCAGATGGTGAGGCTTCTGGGCTGGGACAATTTGTCTACCTGCAGCTCTGGTGATGCTTGGGCCTGCTCCACTGTATATCCTCTGAAAAGCCAATTCACCTCTTACCTGGGACATAGTCACAGTGTCCTACATCCTTTACCCTACCCTGTACACATGAAGGAAGATGTCAAAGGGCCAGAAGATGGGGGCTTCATCAGGAAGTGTCTCTACTAG
- the MED8 gene encoding mediator of RNA polymerase II transcription subunit 8 isoform X3 gives MGREEKQLEASLDALLSQAADLKNSLGSFIYKLENEYDRLTWPSVLDSFALLSGQLNTLNKVLKHEKTPLFRNQVIIPLVLSPDRDEDLMRQTEGRVPVFSHEVVPDHLRTKPDPEVEEQEKQLTTDAARIGADAAQKQIQSLNKMCSNLLEKISKEERESESGGLRQNKQTFNPADTNALVAAVAFGKGLSNWRPSGSSGPGQSGQPGAGTILAGASGLQPVQMAGTSSQQQPMLSGVQMAQASQPGKMPSGIKTNIKSASMHPYQRNWQPFYLLEAHYRTFLPRFHPGHPSKLQMVRLLGWDNLSTCSSGDAWACSTVYPLKSQFTSYLGHSHSVLHPLPYPVHMKEDVKGPEDGGFIRKCLY, from the exons ATGGGG AGGGAGGAGAAACAGCTTGAGGCATCATTAGATGCACTGCTGAGTCAAGCAGCTGATCTGAAGAACTCACTGGGGAGTTTCATTTATAAGTTGGAGAACGAGTATGACCGGCTCACCTG GCCTTCTGTCCTGGACAGCTTTGCCTTGCTCTCTGGACAGTTGAACACTCTGAACAAGGTCTTGAAGCATGAGAAGACACCGCTGTTCCGTAACCAGGTCATCATCCCTCTGGTGTTGTCCCCAGACCGAGATGAAGATCTTATG CGGCAGACTGAAGGACGAGTACCTGTTTTCAGCCATGAGGTGGTCCCTGACCATCTGAGAACCAAACCTGACCCTGAGGTTGAAGAGCAGGAGAAGCAGCTGACAACAGATGCTGCCCGCATTGGTGCTGATGCAGCTCAG AAGCAGATCCAGAGCTTGAACAAAATGTGCTCAAACCTTCTGGAGAAAATCAGCAAAGAGGAGCGAGAATCAGAGAGTGGAG GTCTCCGGCAGAACAAGCAGACCTTTAACCCTGCAGACACCAATGCCTTGGTGGCAGCTGTTGCCTTTGGGAAGGGGCTATCCAATTGGAGACCTTCAGGCAGCAGTGGTCCTGGACAGTCTGGGCAGCCAGGAGCTGGGACAATCCTTGCAGGAGCCTCAGGGTTACAGCCGGTACAGATGGCAGGAACTTCAAGCCAGCAGCAGCCAATGCTCAGTGGGGTACAAATGGCCCAAGCAAGTCAACCAG GGAAAATGCCAAGTGGAATAAAAACCAACATCAAGTCAGCTTCAATGCATCCCTACCAGCG AAACTGGCAGCCTTTTTATCTTTTAGAGGCTCACTACAGGACCTTTCTGCCCAGGTTCCATCCTGGCCATCCCTCCAAGCTGCAGATGGTGAGGCTTCTGGGCTGGGACAATTTGTCTACCTGCAGCTCTGGTGATGCTTGGGCCTGCTCCACTGTATATCCTCTGAAAAGCCAATTCACCTCTTACCTGGGACATAGTCACAGTGTCCTACATCCTTTACCCTACCCTGTACACATGAAGGAAGATGTCAAAGGGCCAGAAGATGGGGGCTTCATCAGGAAGTGTCTCTACTAG
- the MED8 gene encoding mediator of RNA polymerase II transcription subunit 8 isoform X1 — MSFFLLVQREEKQLEASLDALLSQAADLKNSLGSFIYKLENEYDRLTWPSVLDSFALLSGQLNTLNKVLKHEKTPLFRNQVIIPLVLSPDRDEDLMRQTEGRVPVFSHEVVPDHLRTKPDPEVEEQEKQLTTDAARIGADAAQKQIQSLNKMCSNLLEKISKEERESESGGLRQNKQTFNPADTNALVAAVAFGKGLSNWRPSGSSGPGQSGQPGAGTILAGASGLQPVQMAGTSSQQQPMLSGVQMAQASQPGKMPSGIKTNIKSASMHPYQRNWQPFYLLEAHYRTFLPRFHPGHPSKLQMVRLLGWDNLSTCSSGDAWACSTVYPLKSQFTSYLGHSHSVLHPLPYPVHMKEDVKGPEDGGFIRKCLY, encoded by the exons ATGAGCTTTTTCTTACTGGTGCAGAGGGAGGAGAAACAGCTTGAGGCATCATTAGATGCACTGCTGAGTCAAGCAGCTGATCTGAAGAACTCACTGGGGAGTTTCATTTATAAGTTGGAGAACGAGTATGACCGGCTCACCTG GCCTTCTGTCCTGGACAGCTTTGCCTTGCTCTCTGGACAGTTGAACACTCTGAACAAGGTCTTGAAGCATGAGAAGACACCGCTGTTCCGTAACCAGGTCATCATCCCTCTGGTGTTGTCCCCAGACCGAGATGAAGATCTTATG CGGCAGACTGAAGGACGAGTACCTGTTTTCAGCCATGAGGTGGTCCCTGACCATCTGAGAACCAAACCTGACCCTGAGGTTGAAGAGCAGGAGAAGCAGCTGACAACAGATGCTGCCCGCATTGGTGCTGATGCAGCTCAG AAGCAGATCCAGAGCTTGAACAAAATGTGCTCAAACCTTCTGGAGAAAATCAGCAAAGAGGAGCGAGAATCAGAGAGTGGAG GTCTCCGGCAGAACAAGCAGACCTTTAACCCTGCAGACACCAATGCCTTGGTGGCAGCTGTTGCCTTTGGGAAGGGGCTATCCAATTGGAGACCTTCAGGCAGCAGTGGTCCTGGACAGTCTGGGCAGCCAGGAGCTGGGACAATCCTTGCAGGAGCCTCAGGGTTACAGCCGGTACAGATGGCAGGAACTTCAAGCCAGCAGCAGCCAATGCTCAGTGGGGTACAAATGGCCCAAGCAAGTCAACCAG GGAAAATGCCAAGTGGAATAAAAACCAACATCAAGTCAGCTTCAATGCATCCCTACCAGCG AAACTGGCAGCCTTTTTATCTTTTAGAGGCTCACTACAGGACCTTTCTGCCCAGGTTCCATCCTGGCCATCCCTCCAAGCTGCAGATGGTGAGGCTTCTGGGCTGGGACAATTTGTCTACCTGCAGCTCTGGTGATGCTTGGGCCTGCTCCACTGTATATCCTCTGAAAAGCCAATTCACCTCTTACCTGGGACATAGTCACAGTGTCCTACATCCTTTACCCTACCCTGTACACATGAAGGAAGATGTCAAAGGGCCAGAAGATGGGGGCTTCATCAGGAAGTGTCTCTACTAG
- the MED8 gene encoding mediator of RNA polymerase II transcription subunit 8 isoform X4, which produces MSFFLLVQREEKQLEASLDALLSQAADLKNSLGSFIYKLENEYDRLTWPSVLDSFALLSGQLNTLNKVLKHEKTPLFRNQVIIPLVLSPDRDEDLMRQTEGRVPVFSHEVVPDHLRTKPDPEVEEQEKQLTTDAARIGADAAQKQIQSLNKMCSNLLEKISKEERESESGGLRQNKQTFNPADTNALVAAVAFGKGLSNWRPSGSSGPGQSGQPGAGTILAGASGLQPVQMAGTSSQQQPMLSGVQMAQASQPGKMPSGIKTNIKSASMHPYQREPEAQIRQNGWWEGTAASTFVYFY; this is translated from the exons ATGAGCTTTTTCTTACTGGTGCAGAGGGAGGAGAAACAGCTTGAGGCATCATTAGATGCACTGCTGAGTCAAGCAGCTGATCTGAAGAACTCACTGGGGAGTTTCATTTATAAGTTGGAGAACGAGTATGACCGGCTCACCTG GCCTTCTGTCCTGGACAGCTTTGCCTTGCTCTCTGGACAGTTGAACACTCTGAACAAGGTCTTGAAGCATGAGAAGACACCGCTGTTCCGTAACCAGGTCATCATCCCTCTGGTGTTGTCCCCAGACCGAGATGAAGATCTTATG CGGCAGACTGAAGGACGAGTACCTGTTTTCAGCCATGAGGTGGTCCCTGACCATCTGAGAACCAAACCTGACCCTGAGGTTGAAGAGCAGGAGAAGCAGCTGACAACAGATGCTGCCCGCATTGGTGCTGATGCAGCTCAG AAGCAGATCCAGAGCTTGAACAAAATGTGCTCAAACCTTCTGGAGAAAATCAGCAAAGAGGAGCGAGAATCAGAGAGTGGAG GTCTCCGGCAGAACAAGCAGACCTTTAACCCTGCAGACACCAATGCCTTGGTGGCAGCTGTTGCCTTTGGGAAGGGGCTATCCAATTGGAGACCTTCAGGCAGCAGTGGTCCTGGACAGTCTGGGCAGCCAGGAGCTGGGACAATCCTTGCAGGAGCCTCAGGGTTACAGCCGGTACAGATGGCAGGAACTTCAAGCCAGCAGCAGCCAATGCTCAGTGGGGTACAAATGGCCCAAGCAAGTCAACCAG GGAAAATGCCAAGTGGAATAAAAACCAACATCAAGTCAGCTTCAATGCATCCCTACCAGCG TGAACCTGAGGCTCAAATAAGACAAAATGGATGGTGGGAGGGGACAGCTGCCAGTACCTTTGTCTACTTTTATTAG
- the MED8 gene encoding mediator of RNA polymerase II transcription subunit 8 isoform X5 has protein sequence MSFFLLVQREEKQLEASLDALLSQAADLKNSLGSFIYKLENEYDRLTWPSVLDSFALLSGQLNTLNKVLKHEKTPLFRNQVIIPLVLSPDRDEDLMRQTEGRVPVFSHEVVPDHLRTKPDPEVEEQEKQLTTDAARIGADAAQKQIQSLNKMCSNLLEKISKEERESESGGLRQNKQTFNPADTNALVAAVAFGKGLSNWRPSGSSGPGQSGQPGAGTILAGASGLQPVQMAGTSSQQQPMLSGVQMAQASQPGKMPSGIKTNIKSASMHPYQR, from the exons ATGAGCTTTTTCTTACTGGTGCAGAGGGAGGAGAAACAGCTTGAGGCATCATTAGATGCACTGCTGAGTCAAGCAGCTGATCTGAAGAACTCACTGGGGAGTTTCATTTATAAGTTGGAGAACGAGTATGACCGGCTCACCTG GCCTTCTGTCCTGGACAGCTTTGCCTTGCTCTCTGGACAGTTGAACACTCTGAACAAGGTCTTGAAGCATGAGAAGACACCGCTGTTCCGTAACCAGGTCATCATCCCTCTGGTGTTGTCCCCAGACCGAGATGAAGATCTTATG CGGCAGACTGAAGGACGAGTACCTGTTTTCAGCCATGAGGTGGTCCCTGACCATCTGAGAACCAAACCTGACCCTGAGGTTGAAGAGCAGGAGAAGCAGCTGACAACAGATGCTGCCCGCATTGGTGCTGATGCAGCTCAG AAGCAGATCCAGAGCTTGAACAAAATGTGCTCAAACCTTCTGGAGAAAATCAGCAAAGAGGAGCGAGAATCAGAGAGTGGAG GTCTCCGGCAGAACAAGCAGACCTTTAACCCTGCAGACACCAATGCCTTGGTGGCAGCTGTTGCCTTTGGGAAGGGGCTATCCAATTGGAGACCTTCAGGCAGCAGTGGTCCTGGACAGTCTGGGCAGCCAGGAGCTGGGACAATCCTTGCAGGAGCCTCAGGGTTACAGCCGGTACAGATGGCAGGAACTTCAAGCCAGCAGCAGCCAATGCTCAGTGGGGTACAAATGGCCCAAGCAAGTCAACCAG GGAAAATGCCAAGTGGAATAAAAACCAACATCAAGTCAGCTTCAATGCATCCCTACCAGCGGTGA
- the ELOVL1 gene encoding elongation of very long chain fatty acids protein 1, whose protein sequence is MEAVVNLYQEMLKHADPRIQGYPLMGSPLLMTSILLTYAYFVLSLGPRIMANRKPFQLRGFMIVYNFSLVALSLYIVYEFLMSGWLSTYTWRCDPVDYSNNPEALRMVRVAWLFFFSKIIELMDTVIFILRKKDGQVTFLHVFHHSVLPWSWWWGVKFAPGGMGSFHAMINSSVHVVMYLYYGLSALGPVAQPYLWWKKHMTAIQLIQFVLVSLHISQYYFLPSCGYQYPIIIHLIWIYGTIFFVLFSNFWYQSYTKGKRLPRALQQNGVPGAKIKAN, encoded by the exons ATGGAGGCTGTCGTGAACTTGTACCAGGAAATGCTAAAGCATGCAG ATCCCCGGATCCAGGGCTACCCTCTGATGGGGTCCCCACTGCTAATGACCTCCATCCTCTTGACCTATGCGTACTTCGTTCTCTCACTTGGGCCTCGCATCATGGCCAATCGGAAGCCTTTCCAGCTCCGTGGCTTCATGATTGTCTACAACTTTTCACTGGTGGCACTCTCACTCTACATTGTCTATGAG TTCTTGATGTCTGGCTGGCTGAGTACCTATACCTGGCGCTGTGACCCTGTGGACTATTCCAACAACCCTGAGGCACTTAGG ATGGTTCGTGTGGCTTGGCTCTTCTTCTTCTCCAAGATCATTGAGTTGATGGACACG GTGATCTTCATTCTCCGGAAGAAAGATGGGCAGGTGACCTTCCTACATGTCTTCCATCACTCAGTGCTTCCCTGGAGCTGGTGGTGGGGGGTAAAGTTTGCTCCAG GAGGAATGGGCTCTTTCCATGCCATGATAAACTCCTCTGTGCATGTCGTCATGTACCTGTACTATGGATTGTCTGCCCTCGGCCCTGTGGCTCAGCCCTACCTTTGGTGGAAGAAACATATGACAGCCATCCAACTG ATCCAGTTTGTCCTGGTCTCGCTGCACATCTCCCAGTACTATTTCCTGCCCAGCTGTGGCTACCAGTACCCCATCATCATCCACCTCATCTGGATTTATGGCACCATCTTCTTTGTGTTGTTCTCCAATTTCTGGTATCAGTCTTACACCAAGGGCAAGCGGTTGCCCCGTGCACTTCAGCAAAATGGAGTCCCAGGAGCCAAGATCAAGGCCAATTGA